The Lycium ferocissimum isolate CSIRO_LF1 chromosome 1, AGI_CSIRO_Lferr_CH_V1, whole genome shotgun sequence genome includes a region encoding these proteins:
- the LOC132057788 gene encoding LOW QUALITY PROTEIN: long-chain-alcohol oxidase FAO4A-like (The sequence of the model RefSeq protein was modified relative to this genomic sequence to represent the inferred CDS: deleted 2 bases in 2 codons), whose protein sequence is MADQSGGNTFSNGNMEKGRDAPKNVQLGTLSFSQMHSLNAICDTFLPSIDANSLHQEDMDNSVIKFLHTSASMNGTPQHVAWMISERFQHPTLKLGKLALWLLSTRIGTFILCGKASLSSQFPYLQNFSKVSPNKREEIVQSWSCSNFKLIKVFYVAMKVLTLFVFFTQVNDKNQNPSWKALGYCGQDPEFKKQEQEKTNKHGEFSDKEEEQLYGPLYKGIITLKQPQKFLFNKLQNLGFSVSRPNLTKRSSSSSCPSFIIECDAVVVGSGSGGGVIAGVLAKAGHKVLVLEKGSYIARTNLSLLEGPSMDQMYLGNGLIITNDMDFFLLAGSTVGGGSTINWSASIDTPSHVLKDWCNIYELEMFQSESYKEALKIVREKMGVQNEVDEEGFQNMILRKGCEELGYPVENKPRNAPSDHYCGWCSMGCKDGRKKGTNETWLLDLVKSGNGAIIQECEALQVIHEQQNYNPRSKALGVACEFQHEGEKEIFMVKSKVTIVTCGALSTPSLLKRSGLRNPNIGKNLHIHPVVLAWGHFPDKDTDSVKNLIKVWPEAEKKSYEGGIMSAMSKVVANFEESGYGAVIQTQTLHPGMFSMVMPWISGLDIKMRMCKYSRTAHIFALARDKGSGEALSPYSGTYKMDKIDEENLKVGLEKLLRILAAAGAEEIGTHHGTGRKLKVKEANFDEFESFVKEESSREFKNLSLPICSAHQMGSCRMGVDSKISVVNPKGETWKVDDLFIGDTSVFPTALGVNPMVTVQAISYCTAQNVLQVLQNKKELLLMD, encoded by the exons ATGGCTGATCAAAGTGGTGGCAATACTTTCTCAAATGGGAATATGGAGAAAGGGAGGGATGCTCCAAAAAATGTTCAATTGGGCACACTTTCTTTTAGTCAAATGCATTCACTTAATGCTATTTGTGACACTTTCTTGCCATCCATTGATGCTAATTCTCTTCATCAAGAGGATATGGATAATTCTGTCATCAAATTCCTTCACACTTCTGCCTCCATGAATGGAACTCCTCAACAT gtAGCATGGATGATAAGTGAAAGATTTCAACATCCAACGCTAAAGTTGGGCAAATTAGCTCTATGGCTCCTATCAACAAGGATAGGAACTTTCATACTTTGTGGTAAGGCAAGCTTGTCGAGCCAATTCCCATACTTGCAAAACTTCTCTAAGGTCTCACCAaataagagagaagaaatagtTCAATCATGGTCATGCAGCAACTTCAAACTCATCAAGGTTTTCTATGTTGCCATGAAAGTTCTAACTCTCTTTGTATTCTTCACTCAG GTGAATGACAAAAACCAGAACCCATCATGGAAAGCACTTGGCTACTGTGGACAAGATCCAGAATTCaagaagcaagaacaagaaaaaacgAACAAACATGGAGAATTTTCagacaaagaagaagaacagCTATATGGACCACTTTACAAAGGGATCATTACTCTAAAACAACCACAAAAATTCCTATTCAACAAGCtccaaaacctagggttttcagTCTCAAGACCAAATCTAACAAAGAGAAGCTCATCATCAAGTTGTCCTTCTTTCATCATTGAATGTGATGCAGTGGTAGTTGGTTCGGGCTCTGGTGGTGGAGTTATAGCTGGTGTTCTTGCAAAAGCTGGACACAAAGTTCTAGTCTTAGAAAAAGGAAGTTATATTGCTAGAACAAATCTTTCCCTTCTTGAAGGTCCTTCGATGGATCAAATGTACCTTGGAAATGGACTAATAATAACCAATGACATGGAT TTTTTTCTCCTAGCGGGGTCCACGGTTGGTGGTGGCTCGACGATAAATTGGTCGGCTTCAATTGACACTCCATCACACGTTCTAAAAGATTGGTGCAACATCTATGAACTGGAAATGTTCCAAAGCGAATCCTACAAGGAGGCATTGAAAATTGTTCGTGAGAAAATGGGAGTTCAAAATGAGGTTGATGAGGAAGgttttcaaaacatgattttgaGAAAAGGGTGTGAAGAATTAGGGTACCCTGTGGAAAATAAACCAAGAAATGCACCGTCAGATCATTATTGTGGATGGTGTAGCATGGGATGTAAAGATGGCAGGAAAAAAGGCACAAATGAGACATGGCTATTGGATTTAGTGAAATCAGGCAATGGTGCAATAATTCAAGAATGTGAAGCTCTACAAGTAATCCATGAACAACAAAATTATAACCCTAGAAGTAAAGCTCTTGGAGTGGCTTGTGAATTTCAACatgaaggggaaaaagaaatttTCATGGTGAAATCCAAAGTCACAATTGTAACTTGTGGTGCGCTAAGCACCCCTTCATTGCTCAAGAGAAGTGGTTTAAGGAATCCGAATATTGGCAAAAACTTACACATCCATCCGGTTGTTTTGGCGTGGGGACACTTTCCAGATAAAGACACTGACAGCGTGAAAAAT TTAATTAAAGTATGGCCAGAGGCAGAGAAGAAGAGTTACGAAGGAGGAATAATGTCCGCAATGTCTAAAGTCGTCGCGAATTTCGAGGAATCGGGCTACGGTGCGGTGATACAAACACAAACATTGCACCCTGGCATGTTCTCAATGGTAATGCCATGGATTTCAGGCCTTGATATCAAGATGAGAATGTGCAAATATTCAAGAACTGCACATATATTTGCTTTGGCAAGAGATAAGGGCTCAGGAGAAGCACTTTCACCATATTCAGGAACTTACAAGATGGATAAAATTGATGAGGAAAATCTAAAG GTCGGTCTAGAGAAGCTGTTAAGAATCTTGGCAGCTGCTGGAGCAGAAGAAATTGGAACTCACCATGGAACAGGAAGGAAATTGAAGGTGAAAGAAGCAAATTTTGATGAATTTGAGAGTTTTGTGAAagaagaaagttcaagagaatTTAAAAATCTCTCACTACCTATATGTTCAGCACATCAAATGGGAAGTTGTAGAATGGGAGTGGATTCAAAAATATCAGTTGTTAACCCTAAAGGAGAGACATGGAAAGTAGATGATTTGTTTATTGGTGATACAAGTGTTTTTCCAACTGCACTTGGTGTGAATCCAATGGTAACTGTTCAGGCAATTTCTTATTGCACTGCACAAAATGTGCTTCAAGTTCTTCAGAACAAGAAGGAATTATTGCTAATGGATTAA